A stretch of the Bradyrhizobium arachidis genome encodes the following:
- a CDS encoding dihydrolipoyllysine-residue acetyltransferase, which yields MSGVIDIKVPDIGDFKDVPVIEIFVKPGDKVKAEDPLVALESDKATMEVPSPRDGVVKSVVVKVGDKVSEGGVIVQFEGAGAEQADARPVVSAPPSPVNAPAGVAEVRVPDIGDFKDVPVIEIFVKPGDSVKAEDPLIALESDKATMEVPAPLSGTVREIKLKTGDKVSEGSIILVLATGDASAAASASSPPPATALPVPAAAPAAQVGTVDEKAFALAYAGPAVRKLARELGADLGKIKGTGNHGRILREDVEAFIKGGAAAAKPQAAAASSGGVGGIDLLPWPKIDFAKFGPVERKELGRIKKISAANLHRNWVVIPHVTTHDEADITDLEQFRVKMNKELEKGGVKLSLLPFMVKAAVATLKKFPEFNASLDGDTLVYKNYWHIGFAADTPNGLMVPVIRDADKKSVPEIAREMNELAKVAREGKIKPDQMQGGTFSISSLGGIGGIYFTPIINAPEVAIMGVCKGYWKQHSVDGKNWVSRLTLPLSLSWDHRVIDGAAAARFNVHFANVLADLRRVLF from the coding sequence ATGAGCGGTGTGATCGACATCAAGGTTCCAGATATCGGCGACTTCAAGGATGTCCCGGTAATCGAGATCTTCGTCAAGCCGGGCGACAAGGTGAAGGCGGAGGATCCGCTGGTTGCGCTGGAGTCCGACAAAGCGACCATGGAAGTGCCGTCGCCGCGGGATGGCGTGGTGAAGTCGGTCGTCGTCAAGGTCGGCGACAAGGTGAGCGAAGGTGGGGTGATCGTCCAGTTCGAGGGGGCCGGCGCGGAGCAGGCCGACGCGCGCCCGGTCGTCAGTGCCCCGCCATCGCCCGTCAACGCACCGGCCGGCGTCGCCGAGGTGCGCGTCCCCGATATCGGTGACTTCAAGGACGTTCCGGTCATCGAGATCTTCGTCAAGCCGGGTGACAGCGTGAAGGCAGAGGATCCTCTGATCGCGCTGGAGTCGGACAAGGCAACAATGGAAGTGCCGGCGCCGCTTTCCGGCACCGTGCGCGAGATCAAACTGAAGACCGGCGACAAGGTGAGCGAGGGCTCGATCATCCTCGTGCTGGCGACCGGTGACGCGTCTGCGGCAGCCAGCGCTTCTTCCCCTCCGCCGGCGACCGCATTGCCGGTGCCCGCCGCGGCTCCCGCCGCGCAAGTCGGCACGGTCGACGAGAAAGCCTTTGCGCTCGCTTATGCCGGACCGGCCGTGCGCAAGCTGGCGCGCGAATTGGGGGCGGATCTCGGCAAGATCAAGGGCACCGGCAATCATGGCCGCATCCTGCGGGAAGATGTCGAAGCCTTCATCAAGGGCGGGGCGGCAGCTGCCAAGCCGCAGGCAGCCGCTGCGAGCAGCGGCGGTGTCGGCGGCATCGACCTTCTGCCCTGGCCCAAGATCGACTTCGCGAAATTCGGCCCGGTCGAGCGCAAGGAACTCGGCCGCATCAAAAAAATTTCCGCGGCCAATCTTCACCGCAACTGGGTCGTCATTCCGCACGTCACGACCCACGACGAGGCCGACATCACCGATCTCGAGCAGTTCAGGGTGAAGATGAACAAGGAGCTGGAGAAGGGCGGCGTGAAGCTCTCGCTCCTGCCGTTCATGGTCAAGGCCGCCGTCGCGACGCTGAAGAAATTTCCGGAGTTCAACGCGAGCCTCGATGGCGACACGCTGGTCTACAAGAACTACTGGCACATCGGCTTTGCCGCGGACACCCCGAACGGGTTGATGGTGCCAGTGATCCGAGACGCCGACAAGAAGTCGGTACCGGAAATCGCCAGGGAGATGAACGAGCTCGCCAAGGTCGCGCGCGAAGGCAAGATCAAGCCGGACCAGATGCAGGGGGGAACGTTCTCGATTTCCTCGCTTGGTGGCATCGGCGGCATCTACTTCACGCCGATCATCAACGCGCCGGAAGTCGCGATCATGGGCGTCTGTAAGGGCTATTGGAAGCAGCATTCGGTTGATGGCAAGAACTGGGTCTCGCGTCTGACCCTGCCGCTATCGCTGTCCTGGGACCATCGTGTCATCGATGGCGCGGCGGCTGCGCGTTTCAACGTCCACTTTGCCAACGTGCTCGCCGATCTGCGGCGCGTGCTGTTCTGA
- the aceE gene encoding pyruvate dehydrogenase (acetyl-transferring), homodimeric type has product MTVADAHDLDPQETQEWLDALSAIQGHRGNERAEFVVNTMVDVARKGGLAIAQTLTTPYCNTIPLSQQPALPGDRTIEHKLRSIIRWNALAIVLRANKESSELGGHIASFQSAATLYDIGFGHFWHAPTESHGGDLILVQGHSSPGIYARAFLEGRLSEDQLLSFRQETGGKGLSSYPHPWLMPDFWQFPTVSMGLGPLMAIYQARFLKYLQNRDLAETSNRKVWAFMGDGETDEPESLGAISLAGREKLDNLIFVINCNLQRLDGPVRGNGKIVQELESVFRGAGWNVIKVLWGSGWDRLLEKDKSGLLLKRMEECVDGEYQDFKSKSGAYIREHFFGKYDELKQLVADMSDDEIWKLARGGHDPEKVFAAYTAAVNHKGQPTVILPKTVKGYGMGESGEGQMIAHQAKKMTQDALRGFRDRFQVPIADEDLTKVPFIRLPEDSPEMKYFRAQREKLGGSLPQRRRKSASLQIPPLSTFQRLLESTGDREISTTMAFVQMLGSLVRDKAIGKHIVPIVPDESRTFGMEGMFRQLGIYSSVGQLYRPQDADQLMYYREDRSGQVFQEGINEGGAMSSWIVAATSYSTNNVPMIPFYIYYSMFGLQRVGDLAWLAGDMRARGFLLGGTAGRTTLNGEGLQHEDGHSHILAATIPNCVSYDPTFAYEVVTIVREGMRRMYEAQEDVYYYVTLMNENYPHPALADAGKGAEEGILRGLYLLKNGGEAPKKELRVQLVGSGTILREVIAAADLLKADFGVTADVWSATSFNELRRDGMDAERWNLLHPTEPRRKSWVEAQLEGHPGPVVASTDYMRNYPDQIREYVQAAGRRYVVLGTDGFGRSDYRVKLRKFFEVDRHYVAVAALKALADEGAIKPAVVAKAIAKYQIDAGRAAPWTV; this is encoded by the coding sequence ATGACAGTTGCAGACGCGCACGACCTGGATCCGCAGGAAACCCAGGAGTGGTTGGATGCGCTGTCGGCCATCCAGGGGCATCGCGGCAACGAGCGCGCCGAGTTCGTCGTCAACACGATGGTCGACGTTGCGCGCAAAGGCGGGCTCGCGATTGCGCAGACGCTGACGACCCCCTATTGCAACACGATTCCGCTGAGCCAGCAGCCGGCATTGCCGGGCGACCGCACCATCGAGCACAAGCTTCGCTCCATCATTCGCTGGAATGCCCTTGCGATCGTGCTGCGTGCCAACAAGGAGAGCTCGGAACTCGGCGGCCATATTGCGAGCTTCCAGTCGGCTGCAACGCTCTACGACATAGGCTTCGGCCATTTCTGGCATGCGCCGACCGAAAGCCACGGCGGCGACCTGATTCTTGTTCAGGGACATAGTTCGCCCGGCATCTACGCGCGCGCCTTTCTCGAGGGGCGGTTGAGCGAAGACCAGCTGCTCAGCTTCCGACAGGAGACTGGTGGCAAAGGCCTGTCGAGCTATCCGCATCCCTGGCTGATGCCGGACTTCTGGCAATTCCCGACGGTGTCGATGGGTCTCGGACCCCTCATGGCGATCTATCAGGCGCGTTTCCTGAAATATCTCCAGAACCGCGATCTGGCCGAAACCTCGAATCGCAAGGTCTGGGCCTTCATGGGCGACGGCGAAACCGACGAGCCGGAATCGCTCGGGGCGATTTCGCTCGCCGGCCGCGAGAAGCTGGACAACCTGATCTTCGTCATCAACTGCAACCTCCAGCGGCTCGACGGGCCCGTTCGCGGCAATGGCAAGATCGTGCAGGAGCTCGAAAGCGTTTTCCGCGGCGCCGGTTGGAATGTCATCAAGGTGCTGTGGGGCTCGGGCTGGGACCGCCTGCTGGAGAAGGACAAGAGCGGCCTGCTGCTCAAGCGCATGGAGGAGTGCGTCGACGGCGAGTACCAGGATTTCAAGAGCAAGAGCGGCGCCTATATCCGCGAGCACTTCTTCGGCAAATATGACGAGCTGAAGCAACTCGTCGCTGACATGAGCGACGACGAGATCTGGAAGCTGGCACGCGGCGGCCACGATCCGGAGAAGGTCTTCGCGGCCTACACCGCTGCGGTGAATCATAAGGGGCAGCCCACGGTCATCCTGCCGAAGACCGTCAAGGGCTACGGCATGGGTGAATCGGGCGAAGGCCAGATGATTGCCCACCAGGCCAAGAAGATGACGCAGGACGCGCTCCGCGGCTTCCGCGATCGCTTCCAGGTACCGATTGCCGACGAGGACCTGACGAAGGTCCCCTTCATTCGCCTACCGGAAGACAGTCCCGAGATGAAATACTTCCGGGCGCAGCGCGAAAAGCTCGGCGGCAGCCTGCCCCAAAGGCGACGCAAGTCAGCATCTCTGCAAATCCCGCCGCTGTCGACCTTCCAGCGCCTGCTCGAGAGCACCGGCGACCGCGAGATCTCGACCACGATGGCCTTCGTGCAGATGCTCGGCTCGCTCGTACGCGACAAGGCGATCGGCAAACACATCGTGCCGATCGTGCCGGACGAGTCCCGCACCTTCGGCATGGAGGGCATGTTCCGCCAACTCGGCATCTATTCGTCGGTGGGCCAGCTCTACCGGCCACAGGATGCCGATCAGCTCATGTACTACCGCGAGGACAGGAGCGGACAGGTTTTTCAGGAAGGCATCAACGAAGGTGGCGCCATGTCGAGCTGGATCGTCGCGGCGACGTCCTACTCTACGAACAACGTGCCGATGATCCCGTTCTACATCTACTACTCGATGTTCGGACTTCAGCGCGTCGGCGATCTCGCCTGGCTTGCGGGCGACATGCGCGCACGCGGATTCCTGCTCGGCGGTACCGCCGGCCGAACCACGTTGAACGGCGAAGGCTTGCAGCACGAGGACGGCCACAGCCACATCCTCGCCGCCACCATCCCGAACTGCGTGTCCTACGACCCGACCTTTGCCTATGAGGTCGTGACGATCGTTCGTGAAGGCATGCGCCGCATGTATGAGGCGCAGGAGGACGTCTACTATTACGTCACGCTGATGAACGAGAATTATCCGCATCCCGCGCTCGCTGATGCAGGCAAGGGTGCTGAGGAGGGAATTCTCCGGGGACTTTACCTGCTCAAGAACGGCGGCGAGGCGCCAAAGAAGGAGCTGCGCGTCCAGCTCGTCGGCTCCGGTACGATCCTGCGCGAGGTGATCGCGGCAGCGGACCTGCTCAAGGCCGATTTCGGTGTCACCGCCGACGTCTGGAGTGCGACGAGCTTCAACGAGTTGCGCCGCGACGGCATGGACGCGGAGCGTTGGAATTTGCTGCATCCCACCGAGCCGCGGCGCAAGAGCTGGGTCGAAGCTCAGCTCGAGGGGCACCCGGGGCCGGTCGTGGCCTCCACCGACTATATGCGCAACTACCCCGATCAGATCCGGGAATACGTCCAGGCGGCCGGGCGGCGCTACGTCGTGCTCGGCACGGACGGGTTCGGCCGGAGCGACTACCGGGTGAAGCTGCGCAAGTTCTTCGAGGTCGATCGGCACTACGTCGCCGTCGCTGCGCTCAAGGCGCTCGCCGACGAGGGCGCCATCAAGCCGGCGGTCGTGGCCAAGGCCATCGCCAAATATCAGATCGACGCCGGGCGCGCCGCGCCCTGGACCGTGTAA
- the lipA gene encoding lipoyl synthase: protein MTVTLDLLNDDPRPNSQPERPRHPEKANRPDTPITSKPAWIRVKAPGSVTWNETKRIVRENKLVTVCEEAGCPNIGECWAKKHATFMIMGDTCTRACAFCNVRTGLPGPLDPNEPDTVAKAVAKLGLEHVVVTSVDRDDLADGGAAHFAATIAAIRAASAGTTVEILTPDFLRKCGALETVVAAKPDVFNHNLETVPSKYLTVRPGARYFHSVRLLQRVKELDPEIFTKSGIMVGLGEDRNEVLQLMDDLRSADVDFLTIGQYLQPTRKHHAVVSFVPPGEFDAYEKIAYAKGFLMVSATPLTRSSHHAGDDFRKLRERRLG from the coding sequence ATGACAGTGACGCTTGATCTCCTCAACGACGACCCGCGTCCGAACTCGCAGCCCGAGAGACCGCGCCATCCCGAAAAGGCCAACCGCCCAGACACGCCGATCACGAGCAAGCCTGCATGGATCCGCGTGAAGGCTCCCGGCTCCGTCACATGGAACGAGACAAAGCGCATTGTACGCGAGAACAAGCTCGTGACCGTCTGCGAGGAAGCCGGCTGTCCAAACATCGGCGAATGCTGGGCGAAGAAGCACGCGACCTTCATGATCATGGGCGACACCTGCACGCGCGCCTGTGCGTTCTGCAACGTGCGCACCGGTCTGCCCGGCCCGCTCGATCCCAATGAGCCGGACACGGTCGCCAAAGCGGTAGCCAAGCTCGGACTGGAGCATGTGGTCGTCACGTCAGTCGATCGCGACGACCTTGCCGACGGTGGAGCCGCACATTTCGCCGCAACGATTGCGGCCATCCGCGCGGCAAGCGCCGGCACGACCGTCGAGATCCTTACCCCTGATTTTCTGCGTAAATGCGGCGCGCTCGAAACGGTCGTTGCGGCGAAACCGGACGTGTTCAATCATAACCTGGAAACGGTGCCGTCGAAGTATCTGACAGTGCGCCCAGGCGCGCGCTACTTTCATTCGGTTCGACTCCTGCAACGTGTGAAAGAGCTCGACCCGGAGATATTCACCAAATCCGGAATCATGGTTGGCCTCGGCGAAGACCGGAACGAGGTGTTGCAATTGATGGACGACCTTCGCTCCGCCGATGTCGATTTCCTGACCATAGGCCAGTATCTCCAGCCCACACGCAAACACCACGCTGTCGTGAGCTTCGTGCCCCCTGGCGAGTTCGATGCCTATGAGAAGATCGCGTATGCCAAGGGCTTTCTGATGGTCTCGGCCACTCCGCTGACGCGCTCCTCACATCACGCCGGCGATGACTTCCGCAAGCTGCGCGAGCGCCGACTTGGATAG
- a CDS encoding TonB-dependent receptor, with product MGLLGNTDTMKSPFNVTSYTDKFIRDQQAATAADALILDPSVRSSHPTGGVVDSFNIRGFPINEGNNGEFAFEGLYGIAPSYRIFTDYVERIEVLKGPSAALSGIAPNGGVGGVINVVPKRAGEDLTRLTVDYGSAARFGGHWDIARRYGEGREWGVRASGSLRDGDTAIDRQSEATGVGSLALDYQGERFRSWLYLIAQTDRFDAPSRPFLMAPRLLVPKAPDGRLNVTQPWEWSRINDQSALLRTEYDVTDQVTLFADVGGSRTNVERFFGLPTIINTSGDTTSTPQFFGLGIDRTTYDGGVRARFDTGFVHHAVAFQASVYHDALYRRLTNGSMVTSNIYHPTVAPTQFANETSGRPRLSDSGLTGLSIADTLSVLDERVLLTLGVRRQDIEANNYLSNVGTLTSSYDKSATTPVVGLVIRPRDNISLYANYIEGLSRGDVAPQAASNFGEVLPPYIARQYEAGIKVDFGRFATTFSAFQISKASGELSAGRFAVTAEQQVRGLEFNVYGELMPDVRVLGGFSLLDGTLTKTAVAANVGNTPIGVPNVQANIGAEWDLPWIGGLTLNGAVIYTGKQFVDTANKQPIPDWTRLDLGARYTTAINGRKTVFRANIQNVTGTSYWSSVASFGTFFLGAPRTYLLSMSVDM from the coding sequence CTTGATCCTCGATCCTTCCGTGCGCAGTTCTCATCCAACGGGCGGTGTGGTCGATTCCTTCAATATTCGTGGCTTCCCGATCAACGAAGGCAACAACGGTGAATTCGCCTTCGAGGGCCTTTACGGGATCGCGCCGAGCTACCGCATCTTCACAGATTACGTCGAGCGCATCGAAGTGCTCAAGGGTCCCTCGGCTGCGCTCTCGGGGATAGCCCCCAATGGCGGCGTCGGCGGCGTCATCAATGTCGTACCTAAGCGCGCCGGAGAGGACTTGACCCGCCTCACCGTGGATTACGGTTCGGCCGCACGGTTCGGCGGTCACTGGGATATTGCGAGGCGTTACGGCGAGGGTAGGGAATGGGGCGTACGCGCCAGCGGCAGCCTGCGCGATGGCGACACGGCCATCGACCGTCAGTCCGAAGCGACGGGAGTCGGATCGCTGGCTCTCGACTATCAGGGTGAACGGTTCAGGTCTTGGCTCTACCTCATCGCCCAGACCGATCGGTTCGACGCTCCATCACGTCCCTTTCTCATGGCTCCCCGCCTACTAGTGCCAAAGGCGCCGGACGGTCGGCTGAACGTGACGCAACCCTGGGAATGGTCGCGCATCAATGATCAATCTGCCTTGTTGCGGACCGAATACGATGTAACCGATCAGGTTACGCTGTTCGCCGACGTCGGTGGATCGCGGACCAATGTCGAGCGGTTCTTCGGTCTTCCGACGATCATCAACACGAGCGGCGACACGACCTCGACGCCCCAATTCTTCGGGCTTGGCATCGATCGAACCACATATGATGGCGGCGTCCGAGCCCGCTTCGATACCGGTTTCGTCCACCATGCCGTCGCCTTCCAGGCCTCGGTCTATCATGACGCGCTGTACCGGCGGCTCACCAATGGCAGCATGGTCACCTCGAACATCTACCATCCGACCGTGGCGCCAACCCAGTTCGCGAACGAGACAAGCGGGCGCCCTCGGCTCTCGGACAGTGGGCTCACGGGACTCTCGATTGCCGACACCTTGTCCGTGCTCGATGAGCGTGTCCTGTTGACTTTGGGTGTCCGGCGCCAGGACATCGAGGCGAACAACTATCTCTCAAATGTCGGAACGCTGACGTCGTCCTACGACAAGAGCGCGACCACTCCTGTGGTCGGCCTCGTCATCCGCCCCCGGGATAATATCTCTCTGTACGCGAACTACATCGAAGGTCTAAGCCGGGGTGACGTCGCGCCCCAGGCCGCTTCCAATTTTGGCGAAGTGCTCCCGCCCTACATCGCCAGGCAGTATGAGGCCGGCATCAAGGTGGACTTCGGCCGGTTCGCAACCACCTTCAGCGCCTTCCAAATATCGAAGGCGAGCGGCGAGCTGTCCGCCGGTCGGTTCGCAGTAACCGCCGAACAGCAGGTACGTGGGCTCGAGTTCAACGTCTACGGTGAACTCATGCCGGATGTTCGCGTCCTCGGAGGGTTTTCGCTGCTGGATGGCACACTGACGAAGACCGCCGTCGCGGCAAATGTGGGCAACACGCCAATCGGCGTTCCGAACGTACAGGCCAATATTGGAGCCGAGTGGGATCTCCCGTGGATCGGAGGGCTCACTTTGAATGGGGCAGTCATCTACACGGGCAAGCAGTTCGTCGATACGGCGAACAAGCAGCCGATCCCGGATTGGACGCGGCTCGATCTCGGCGCCCGCTACACGACGGCGATCAACGGCAGGAAGACGGTTTTCCGCGCCAACATTCAGAATGTGACCGGTACGAGTTATTGGTCCAGCGTAGCCTCATTCGGAACGTTTTTCCTGGGGGCACCGCGCACTTATCTCCTGTCAATGAGCGTGGACATGTAG